The sequence TGGACATGCTTGGGGCGCGGGGGGTCGATACGGCCAAACTCCGCGTCAGCGGCAACGCCCATCTGATCCTCCCCTACCACCAGGAACTGGATGCCCTCCACGAGCGCCACTTGGGCAAGAACAGGTTGGGGACCACTAAGCGGGGCATCGGACCGGCCTACGCCGATCGCGCCATGCGGGTCGGCATACGGGTTCAGGACCTCCTGGACGAGAAGATCTTTCGGAAAAAACTAGGTGCCGCTCTGGAGCACACCAACAAGGTTCTCACCCGGGTGTTCAATCGCCTTCCCGTCGATGCGGACGAGGTGGCTGAGGAGTATCTGGGCACCTGTGCTCCCCGGCTGACCCCGCACATCGCTGACGCCGTAGGCCTGGTCCACGACGAGCTGGAAGCCGGTGGGCGGATACTCCTGGAGGGCGCCCAGGCCACCTTTCTGGACCTCGACCACGGCACCTACCCCTTTGTGACCTCGTCCAACCCGGTGGCCGGCGGGGCCTGTACAGGAGCCGGGATCGGCCCCCGGGACATCGACCGAGTCATCGGGATCGCCAAGGCCTATGTCACGCGGGTGGGTGCCGGGCCGTTTCCCACCGAGTTATTCGACGAGGTGGGTGACCACTTCGTAGACGTCGGCCACGAGTACGGAACCAACACCGGGCGGCGTCGCCGGCCGGGCTGGCTGGACGCCGTGATGCTCCGCTACGCGGCCCGAGTCAATTCGCTGTCCGAGCTGGCCATCACCAAGTTGGACGTCCTGGACCAACTGGACGTGATCCGCGTATGCGTTGCCTACGAGGCCGACGGCCAGCGCCATGACCAACTGCCTTACCACCAGTCGGTTTTACACCGGGTCACGCCAATCTACGAGGAGCTGTCGGGTTGGGGAGTTGACCTTTCGGCAGTTACTGAGCGGTCACAGCTGCCGGCCGAGGCCGAGGCCTACCTGACCTTCGTGGAGG comes from Acidimicrobiales bacterium and encodes:
- a CDS encoding adenylosuccinate synthase, with the translated sequence MPATVVVGTQWGDEGKGKFTDLVASEVSMVVRYQGGHNAGHTLVVDDETFSLQLVPSGVLYPHVTPVIGNGVVVDPRVLLSEMDMLGARGVDTAKLRVSGNAHLILPYHQELDALHERHLGKNRLGTTKRGIGPAYADRAMRVGIRVQDLLDEKIFRKKLGAALEHTNKVLTRVFNRLPVDADEVAEEYLGTCAPRLTPHIADAVGLVHDELEAGGRILLEGAQATFLDLDHGTYPFVTSSNPVAGGACTGAGIGPRDIDRVIGIAKAYVTRVGAGPFPTELFDEVGDHFVDVGHEYGTNTGRRRRPGWLDAVMLRYAARVNSLSELAITKLDVLDQLDVIRVCVAYEADGQRHDQLPYHQSVLHRVTPIYEELSGWGVDLSAVTERSQLPAEAEAYLTFVEDQVGVPIGMVGVGPGRHQVLRFAG